The proteins below come from a single Candidatus Binataceae bacterium genomic window:
- a CDS encoding glucose 1-dehydrogenase translates to MERLKGKVALISGGARGQGAAEARLFVAEGAQVVIGDVLDEECRRTAADINATTRATSVVAVHLDVTRAADWRAAVDTCQRDFGGLDILVNNAGIANVKGVEETSEEEWDSIVNINQKGVWLGMKSAVPAMRQRGGGSVINISSIYGLIGSSGSAAYHGTKGAVRLLTKSAAVQYAPDKIRVNSVHPGVIYTPMLGVASEEYLQPLFDKTPLKRGAQPEEVGWCVVFLASDEASFVTGAELVVDGGYTAA, encoded by the coding sequence ATGGAACGGCTCAAAGGCAAAGTGGCGCTGATTTCGGGAGGTGCACGCGGTCAGGGCGCGGCCGAAGCCCGACTCTTCGTAGCCGAAGGCGCGCAAGTCGTGATCGGCGACGTTCTCGACGAAGAGTGCCGCCGGACCGCGGCTGACATTAACGCGACGACCCGAGCGACATCTGTCGTTGCAGTTCATCTCGACGTTACTCGGGCCGCCGATTGGCGTGCCGCCGTCGACACCTGCCAGCGCGATTTCGGCGGCTTGGACATCCTGGTCAACAATGCGGGCATCGCCAACGTCAAGGGCGTCGAGGAAACCTCCGAGGAGGAATGGGATTCCATCGTTAATATCAATCAGAAGGGCGTCTGGCTCGGGATGAAGTCTGCCGTTCCCGCGATGCGCCAGCGTGGCGGTGGCTCTGTCATCAACATCTCCTCCATCTATGGTCTTATCGGATCCTCTGGCTCGGCAGCCTACCACGGGACCAAGGGCGCGGTCCGCCTTCTCACCAAGTCCGCCGCGGTGCAATACGCCCCAGACAAAATCCGCGTTAATTCCGTCCATCCAGGAGTCATCTACACGCCGATGCTTGGTGTCGCTTCCGAGGAATACTTACAGCCGCTGTTTGACAAGACTCCGCTCAAACGTGGAGCTCAGCCCGAGGAAGTCGGATGGTGCGTAGTCTTCCTAGCCAGCGACGAAGCTTCCTTCGTGACTGGCGCGGAACTCGTGGTTGACGGCGGCTACACCGCCGCCTGA
- a CDS encoding TetR family transcriptional regulator has product MAEMPQRQQKVIVLSPRDRRRTKLAAAIERVALSLFIERGFSAVTVDEIADAADISKRTFFRYFSSKEDLLLGDRQRYDDSLATAVAKERPGQSAVDMLRNIIVEMSREVEAEADLTRLRLELFRKYPETMSGAFEQQRAWSSTLTAVVAQRMRINDSRDIRPALMVGVMVSAGNAALQTWFARGANQPLHELVEGALDQTIAGLGELDRVRSRVAHLTKK; this is encoded by the coding sequence ATGGCTGAAATGCCGCAGCGTCAACAAAAAGTGATCGTGCTCTCGCCGAGAGATCGACGGCGTACGAAGCTAGCGGCGGCTATAGAGCGGGTAGCGCTTTCGCTTTTCATCGAGCGGGGATTTAGCGCTGTTACGGTGGACGAGATCGCGGACGCGGCCGATATCTCGAAACGCACATTCTTTCGCTATTTCTCTAGCAAGGAAGACTTGCTGCTCGGCGATCGTCAGCGCTACGACGACAGTTTAGCCACTGCAGTCGCGAAGGAGCGACCTGGTCAGTCTGCAGTCGATATGCTGCGAAACATCATCGTTGAAATGAGTCGCGAGGTCGAAGCTGAAGCGGATCTCACGCGGCTTCGGCTGGAGCTATTTCGCAAATACCCCGAAACGATGAGCGGGGCCTTTGAGCAGCAAAGGGCTTGGAGTTCGACCCTGACGGCGGTTGTCGCCCAGCGTATGCGTATCAACGACTCCCGTGACATACGCCCTGCCCTGATGGTTGGCGTGATGGTATCAGCGGGGAACGCAGCATTGCAGACCTGGTTCGCGAGGGGCGCCAATCAACCCTTGCACGAACTCGTCGAGGGGGCGCTGGACCAGACCATCGCGGGCCTTGGGGAACTTGACCGGGTTCGCTCACGCGTCGCGCATCTTACAAAGAAATGA